In Neomonachus schauinslandi chromosome 8, ASM220157v2, whole genome shotgun sequence, the genomic stretch GTAATCTCCGAGGGGACCTTGGGGTAGTAGGAAATCAGAGGAGTGAGCCATCATGCAGGATCTGGGTAAAGTTTCAGGAAGGAGACAGCCTCTGAATGGGACTTCTGGATGTCTTCACACAGTAtccctctctgccctttcccttcTGGCTCTTCTTTTCCTGGGcgggttttcttttatttcttttctggtgGGTACTGGCAGCTGGGCCTTTGGGCAGGTGGCAGTTCCTTCTTTCATTGGAGGAGAGGTGGAGGGCCTACGGGGGCACGAGGTGATGGGTGGGGCTGTGTGTTTGGAGGTTGTGATGCCCTGGAGCCACctcaccttctttctttcctagtCCTTAGGCTGTAGTCATAGACAGTGGGTAAGGCTGTGGGTCACATAGGGCACAGGACTACTGATTGGTAAGACCAGGCATTGCTTCCTTGAATCAGTTTCAGGATTCCTCCTGTGCGCTGCTTGGTGCACTTTGGCAGTCAGACCATTTGGTAGTCATAGCTCCTAGTAGGGTatatttcctcatctggaagctCACACTCTATCAAGAGCAggtagggagaggaaaaggggccAGTCTCAGTTACCAGACCTGTCAGAAGTTCAGTCCTATTCATTGGTCACACTGTATACTTGTACATTGTCTTCCTGCAGCAGGGCACCCACTCTCCAGCTGGAGAGAAGAGGTGTAGACCATAGCTTAAAACAGGAAACAAGATTCCTGTGGAACAGGGCTTGGCAAACCATGGCTTAGGGGCTGGCCTGCCTTCTACTTTTGTAACcaagttttactggaacatagTTCTGCCCATCCATTCAGTAATGTCTGTCGCAGGTTTTGTATTTGGATGGCAGAGGTGAACAGTTAAAACTGGACCTTGTAGTCCATAAAAACTAAACGATTTATCCTCTGGCCCTTCCCAGAAAAAGGTTTTGGGCCCATATGTGGAGAGTGGCACCAAAGGGTCTGTGAcgtctccccctcctcccttgccCCTCGACCTCCACATGTAAGACAAGACCATATAGAACAAAACCATACCATTCTGCTGCTCTTCCAGCTGGCTTACCTTGCATCACGTGGTCTGTCTATGGCACTGACAGGCTTTAGAACAAGGATGATATAGGGGCCCTACGTGCTCAGGTGATGTAGGACGTGTTGGGCCCACTTGGAGTGGACAGTGGTGCTCCAGCCATAGTAAAACTGTCTAAGCATGTGTGTGCCTCGGAGACCAGCTGGGTATAGTAAGATTTTGGAAATAATGAAGTACTAAGGGTAACAATATaaggtttttagttttgtttttgttgggaaACGATCACCTTAAagtagattttctgtttctaaaagtTTAACTGTAAATACTGTTAGCACATAGTTGAATATTGAACTTGAAACTTGTAAACAGCAAATTCATTGATTGAGTTCatgtttttgttatcttttcaaCAAAAAAGCTTGCAGTAAATGCTTTCATTCTTATCCTGTATTTTTTTGATCATCTCTTATAGACCTGAAcaagttctttctccttttgaagTAACTTTGAATCACTAGGAGACAAGGAGCAGTCACTGATCTGTGCCCTGctcacagtatctggcacatagtaggtgtttatTCAGTTTACCTGTCTTTACCTGGacagtgtggggggaggggtgcccaCCCCAGAGCCTCTGGTGGCACATGCTTGTTCCTCTAAAAATCTTGCCTCCTGGCAGGgaagagttaagatggtggaggaataggggCTTGtcttgtcccttgaacacagctagttatcaaatcattctgaacacccaagaaatcagtCTGAGGTCTGAGAGAGCAAAAACTttaagtctacaagtagaaaagcgaccaccttttggaaggtaggaggtgtggaaaGTTGACTTGGGGAGATATAACTGGGTACAGAGGCGGGGAGGGACCCTGCTTTCAGAGGTTGCCACAAAGTATTTAAGCAGCAGAGtgcaaaatctgaacttttagaagtccacTACTGTGGGGCACGTCCCTGGCtaaaaggtgctcaggtggtgaagcagggcgGAGTGCCAGGAGTGACAGGGTGGTCTGAGGATTCCCTGGGTTGCAAGAAGAATGGGTGGTGCCAAGGTGCTGTGCTGTTCCCAGGCAGAGGAGTGGGGATGCTGGCTGAGAGCAGCAGGTCTTGGTTCcggctttctgctcagttttgctatAAACTGCGAACTGCTGTGCGGTGGTGAGACTGCTTTCCTGGGATGGGCGGCAAACTGCAAAAGTGTGgggagaccctcccccagaggaacAGTGTGGGTCAGTGCCATgggagtccctaaaatttggagtctTGAAACTAAgtcatgtgcctgagataaaaaagcTTGGATACAGGCAGGGTGAGTGCAGGGTTCTGATGGAAACTGGGAACATGAGGGGTGATTGGTTGCTCTTCCGTGAAGGCTCAGTGAAGAGTAGGGTTGTGAACCGTCAGCTCCAGGGCTAGTGCATGGGTTGCCACCATGGTCATCCTGCCCATCAGCacggaaagccttcagggagcaaggTGCACCACCTAGTGGAGGCTGGtccacttacaccaagccctgctcCCCTGCGCCCAGGAGGCCCATTTCCACTAGGGTCAGCCACCTGAGAATCagcccagcaggcccctcccctcagaagaccagcacaaacaacgGGCTGGTACCAAGTCTACTaatcatagagtgctgcaaagcttcagctctaggggaaataggatctagcttcctttttacttttatgctttgtttttttattattcatttattttcttttttctgttcctttattattattttttaacatatatatttaaatatttttttatttttttgtttattttcattttattttattttacttctttatttttaaagttttggatctacattcttttaacaagcagactaAAACACACCCAAGATTACTTTTTTgggtattttttctttgttttttgtttttttttatttgtttgttttttctgtcttcttttctggacaaaatgacaagatgcaggaattcaccccaaaagaacaagaagtagaaCCCATGGACAGGGATTtcatcaatacagatataagtaagatgtctgaactagaatttaaaatagtaatcatgaggatactagctgggcttgaagaaagcataaaagacacaAGAGAATCCCTTattgcagagataaaagaactaaaatctagtcaggccgaaattaaaaaatgctataaccaagaaGCAAACACCAAaggaggccataaaaatgaggatggatgaagcagagaagcaaatcagtgatatagaagataaaattatggaaaataatgaagctgaaaagaagagggaaagaaaggtaatgaAACACAAAGGTAGCTTAGGGAAGTCAGCGACTTATTAAAACGTATTAACATTCGTGTCATGGGAGTCCCATAAGatgtagagagagaaaaggaggcagaaggtTTATTCAAACAAATTATATCTGCAATTCCCTAAACTGGGGAAGAACACAGACATCAAAAtgcaagaagcacagagaactcccattaaattcaacaaaagctgacCATCAGCAAGGCATAGCATAGTCAGactcacaaaatacacagacaaggaaagaatcctgaaagcagcaagggaaaaaaagtccttaacttacaaaggaaaacaGATCAGATttgcagcagatctgtccacagaaacttggtaggccagaagagagtggtagGATATCTTCAacgtgctaaatgggaaaaatattcagccaagaaATCTGTCCAGCAAAGCAGTCactcagaataggagagagagtttcccagacaaaaactaaaggagtttgtgacgaCTGAACaagccctgcaagaaattttaagggggactcttcaagtggagaaaaaaagaccaaaggcAACAAAGATTAGAAAGGcccagagaacatcaccagaaacatcAACTCTgtaggtaacacaatggcactaaattcatatctttcaataatcactctgaatgtaaacggactaaatgctccaatcaaaagacatagggtatgagaatggataaaaaacaaaacaaaacaaaacaagatccatctatatgttgcctataagacactcattttaaacctaaagacacctgcaaattgaaagtgaggggatggagaaccatctgtcatgctaatggatgtcaaaagaaagccgggGTAGCCATACTAtatcaagagagaaaaagagcattatatcataattaaggggtctatccatcaacaagatctaacaattgtaaatatttatgcccccaacttgggagcacccaaatatacaaatcaattaataataaatataaactcattgataataatacagtaatagtaggggacttttaaCACCCCAGTCACAGCAATGggcaaatcatctaagcagaaatcaacaaggaaacagttgctttgaatgacacactggaccagatggacttaatggatatattcagaacatttcatcctaaagcagcagaatacacattctttttgagtgcacatggaacattctccagaatagatcacatactgggtcacaaatcagccctcaacaagtacaaaaaagaTTGaggtcataccatgcatattttcagaccacaactctctgaaacttgaagtcaaccacaagaaaaaatttggaaagacctcaaatacatggagtctaaagagcatcctactaaaggatgaatgggttaaccaggaaattaagtaattaaaaaaaaaatacatggaagcaaatgaaaaatcaaaacatgacagtctaaaacctttgggatgcagcaaaggcagttttaagagggaagtatattgtaATACAGGtctaccttaagaagcaagaaaagttttaaatacacaatttaaccttacacctaaaggacctagaaaaggaagagcaaacaaagcctaaagccagcagaagaagggagatcataaagattagagcagaaataaatgatatagaaacaaacaaaaaaccagtagaagagattaacaaaactaagagctggttctttgaaggaatttataaaattgataaacccctagccagacttatcaaaaaaggaaaggacccaaatagataagatcacaaatgaaagaggagagatcacaaccaataccatggaaatacaaacaattgtaagagaatactatgaaaaaattatatgccaacaaactgggcaatctggaagaaatggacagtTTCCTAGAAATTTACagactaccaaaactgaaacagaaagaaataaaaaatttgaacagaaccataaccagcaaagaaattgaatcagtaataaaaaatctcccaacaaacaaaagtcctgggccaggtggcttcctaggggaattttaccaaacatttaaagaagagttaatacctgttctcagattgttccaaaaaatagaaatggaaggagaacttatgaactcattctacaaagccagcattaccttgattccaaaaccagacaaagaccccactaaaaagaattacaggccaatatccttgatgaacatggatgcaaaaattctcaacaaaatactagcaaattgaattcaacagtacattaaaagaattattcaccatgatcaagtgggatttattcctgggctccacgggtggttcagtatttgcagattaatcagtgtgatacatcacattaataaaagaaaggataagaacttaTCAAAGGATAAGATCCTGTCagtagatgcagaagaagcatttgacaaagtacagcattcattcttgataaaaaccctcaacaaagtagggatagatggaacatacctcagcattataaaggccatatatgaaggacccacagctaatatcatcctcaaaggggaaaaactgagagcctttccctatggtcaggaataagacaaggatgtccactctcaccattactgtttaacatagtactggaagtcttagcctcagcaatcacacaataaaaagaaattaaaggcatctaaaccagcaaggaagaagtcaaactttgactatttgcagacgacatgatactttatgtagaaaatgtgaaagactccaccaaaaaattgctagaactgatacatgaattcagcaaagttgcaggatataaaaccaatgtggagaaatctgttgaatttctaAACAATGAGGAAGCAGCAGCCAAAGAattcaaggaatcgatcccatttgcagctgcaccaaaaacaataagatacctaggaacaaacctaactaaagaggtaaaagatctgtactctggaaactatagaacacttatgaaagaaatggaagatgacacaaagaaatggaaaagcattccaagctcgtggattggaagaacattgttaaaatgtctgtactacccaaagcaatctacacatttaatgcagtctctatcaaaataccaccagcatttttcacagagctagaacaagcaatcctaaaatttgtatggaaccacaaaagaacccaaatagccaaagcaatactgaaaaataaaaataaaactggaggcatcataatgtcagacttcaagctgtattacaaagctctaatcatcaagacactatggtgCTGGGACAAAAACagtcacatagatcaatggaatagaatagagaatccagaaatggacccacaactatatggtcaactaatcttctacaaagtaggaaggaatatccaatggaaaaaaagacagtctcttcaacaaatggtgttgggaaaactggacagcaatacgcagaggaatgaaactggaccactttcttacaccatacacaaaaataaattcaaaatggatgaaagacctaaatgtgagatagaaaaccatcaacatcctagaggagaacacaggcagcaacctccttgacCTCGGCCATAGCGACTTCTTACTAGATGCATTGCTGGAGGcaagtgaagcaaaagcaaaaatgaacttttgggacttcatcaaaataaaaagctgcactgcaaaagaaacaaaactaaaaggcagcctatgattgggagaagatatttgcaaatgacatatctgataaagggttagtatccaagatctataaagaatttatcaaactcagcaccccccccccaaaaaataatccagtcaagaaatgggcagaatacatgaatagacatttgtccaaagaagatatccagatggctaagagacatgtgataccacctcacacctgtcagaatggctaaaattaacaggacAAGAGGCAAcaggtattggcgaggatgtggagaaagcttaagctgctggtgggaatgcaaactggtgcagccactctggagaacagtatggaggttcctcaaaaagttaaaaacagagctaccgtccgatccagcaattgcactactagagaTACTACTAACAATACAGGTTCAAAGGGATACGCGCCGCCTGATGTTTAtcgcagcattatcaacaatagccaaactgtggagaacccaaatgtccattgacggatgaatggataaagaagatgtggtacatacatacagtggtatattatgcagccataaaaaagaatgaactcttgccatttgcaatgatgtggatggagctcaagtgtattatgctaagtgaaataaatcagagaaaaacaaataccatacgatctcaTGCATGGGTGgaatttatgaaagaaaacagatgaacatacattatgggaagggggggaagggaagaggaaacaaatcgtaagagactctttttttttttttttttaagattttacttatttatttgagagagaatgagagacagagagcacgagagggaagaggacagagggagaagcagaccccccgctgagcagggagcccgatgcgggactcgatcccgggactccaggatcatgacctgagccgaaggcagtcgcttaaccaactgagccacccaggcaccctcgtaagagactcttaacgatcgagaacaaactgagggttgccggagggaGGTCGGCGGGGgttgggctagatgggtgatgggtattaaggggggcacttgttgtggtgagcactgggtgtcaatgatgaatcactaaattctactcctgaaaccaatatcgtactgtgtgttaactaaaatataaattaaaaaaataaataaaaaaagagaaaggcaaaaaaaaaaatcttgtctctATACTGAGTGCTCTGTACTTGACTCAGTACTGAGTCTGTTTGTTTTAGAAGGCTAGTATTTTGATAAAAGTAATTTTGACCATATTGTAAGTTAGtgagtttttttctcttcagctAGGAATTTTAATGGTAAGGGGGATTACTTCCATAGTAACTGGAGGTCAGATTTCTTCTATATTTCAAAAGggccacatttatttttttagttttactgcTTCTTATCTGAAATGAGGATTGGTCAAACATACTCTGACGTTCCTATTTTCCTTATTTGGACACTGATGGCTGGTGCCCTAGGGCCCTTGTTGAGCTTGCAGAACCCAGACACCTTCAGGGGAATGGAGCTGTGTGTTCTCTTAACAGGCCCAGATGAGGAGATAGGCATCCTGCCGTCTGGGCTCATGGCTAACTTGGGGGTGAGAGGGACCCAGGGGCACTTGGCACCTAGACTCTGGGATTAGCTTTCTTCCTGCTATACCCTTAATGGTCTTGTTGGCTTCCCTCTTGGTTATAATGTGGCCTTTCAGCATGCTTTGGGGTTTCCAACACTGAAGCAAGCCTTTTATGTAAAATAAGTCTTAGAACTTGCTATCAGCACTGTGATGCCAGTTTCCGTGACTGCTCTTCGTCTGTCCCAGCTGTCTGACCTCACGTGCAGCAGAGCGTCAGCCCACCTGGCTGTCCACACAGATGCCGGGGCTTCCTTCTCTCGGTAAATGTGTCCAACCTCCCAGAACCTGCCACTGCCACCCTCAGGAGGAATCCGAAGCCACAGAAGCTTGGCCGATGGAAAAGCAGCATGTgttctttgtttcccttttagGATTCCATCCCCGTGTCTACCTCCCTCCTCGGAGACACTTCCGACACCACCTCCGCTGGCCTTGCGCAGCGCTTAGGTATGTACCTGCGGCTGCGGCTGCACGAGCAGCCAGATGGGGAGTCGCTGTTGCAGGGACCCACGAGGCCCAGGACCTGGAGAAGGAAAGCATCCTTATACTGAGAGAGAAGCACAGACCTTTGTATGTTGGGTCTTCTTTAAGGAGGGCTTGTCTCTGTCCATGACCCTGACCACTGTCTCAGCTGGCATGTTCTCGAGGGGCTCCCACGGCCTGCTGTCCAGGCCGGTGAGTGACAGGGTGACTCAGTTCCCTCTTGGAAGCGCGTTACCTCCTCCCAGGAGGAGAGTGAGAGTGATGCCCACAGTGCCCATCAGCAGTGGCTCGGGGTCACCTCCTGGTGATGCGGCAGAGCCTGCGCAGGAGAACTGTCCTTCCGTGTCCATGTGGTGTCGTGCAGAGCTGGCCGGAGGGGAGGCGGGCCTGACTCGAGTGTGGTGTAGACAGTGGTAAGCAAGAACGGGAGGTTGAAGGCTCCACCGTCTTCCTGCGCCTGGAACACATACTTCCTGAAAATAGCTCGGTAGTTGAGGTGAGGACGGCTGTGTCCTGCCCCTGCCaatgtgcagggcgcctggggaCGTGGGACGGTGGGGGcagcctctgtctcctccttgGTCTTCGTGTGCACCAGTGCTCCCAGCCAGTGCCTTGGACGCGCCGGGCGCTGGGGGTGAGGCGGGGGAGGCCCGGCCCCTGGTGTTGAGGGGCGGGTAGTTGAGTGGTGCCCACCGTTCGGCCAACctgatccctgctcagtgggcgtTTATATTGCCATTCACTCCAGGCAGCCCCCGCGTGAGCAGTGTGGCCGCACGGTGGAGGTGGACAGGGGAGTCGTGGCCAGGGTGAGGGTGGGTGCCTCTAGACCTGCCGCTCTGAGTTCCCTGCGTGCGGACGGTGCAGACCCCGAGGGCGGCTCTGGTGTTATAGGAGCATCCGCTGGCCTTTTTCTTTAGCCCAGCGTTAGAGAAACCTGGCTGGGAACTAGCGTACGCTGGTTACCCAGCTAGTAAGTTACTTTGGTAATTTCTTAATaggaagtaattttaaatttacagaaaatttgcagCAAAGATACAGGGTATTCCTGCTTAGCCTTCACCCAGAGTCCCGGGTGTTATCATTCCCTACGTTGATGATGTTATTGTTTTCTGAACCACGTGAAAGGAGTTGAAAGGCGAGATGGCCCTTTGCTCCTTGGGTGCGTCGGCCGGTGTGGAAGGGCTGACATACCGTATCATGCCCTGCCTGGTCAGGGGGAGACACGGGCATGCTCATGTTTATAGAGCCGGGAAACCGGGGGGATCGCCCCAGGGTGGGAGACGGGTTCTGCTAGAGGAGGCTGGCGGGGGCTTGTTTGCTGCATCACGAATAAATAGTTGATGCCAGTAAAGTAAGATGGGCTCACGGGTGTCCTTGTGATGGAAGCCTAGTAGCACTTTGTGTGCAACAAActactttgctttttgttttgtttcgttttttgtattttgttggtttttttttttttagttttgtgcaaatgatttttttaattaatatttttcttctcgtGTGGTTTACATCGATTGATTATAATCTGTATAAACATAGACAAAAAAATATGTCTTCACCAACTTACTAAACTCAGATATTGATGAAGGGTCGTCTCCTGCCTATATCAGCCAAACCTGGCAGTGCTTAGCTGTTGCCCAGCAAGGACAAGCACGCGGAGAAGGCTGGGAAAGTCAGCGGTATGATGTGGCTGCTGGCAGTGCCAGAGGGACTGCTGATGCCCAGGTGCTGGGATCATGCCGCCCTGGCCTGTGCTGGTCCTCTCGAGTAACTTAGGTCTGGACCCTGCAGTTGAAAATGCATCACTTGTCTAGAGGGGCAATGGGAAGAGAGAGGTGTCCTGAAACAGTATCCTATATGGAGAATGAAAGGAAGTAGGAAAAGAGAAGATCTAGTGGGTCCAGAGTAACCCCAGAAGCACTGGAGGGCTTTGGTGTGCACGGGGCGCCCTTACTCTGTGAGCCccggagggcagggctggggctgctgggtggaCGGTGCAGGCAGACACAGTTTTGCTCCCTGTAAGATCCTGTCTTAGCAGGTAGAGTGATTGGAATCAGAGTGGCCTCTCCCTGGGGACAAGGAATTTCCTGCCACTGGACGACAGCAGGCTGAGCCGGCTGTGACTTGACAGTGCCAGCccccctctcctcacctccccatGTGACAGGGCCGGCATGGTCATCTGATGTCTGCGGGGAGTAGGAGTTGGCACTTGCCCCGTGTGTGGGGGGACGCCGAGGGAGGGGGCCCAGCACTGGAGTGGTCGGTACTGAACTGGTTTAATTAAGGCTTACTGCCCGATATGTGTTATGACTCTGGGCATGTGACTGGGCTTGATTTTAGTAGTTGGAGGAGCACTCTTCAACTATGATGGGTTTGTAGAAAGGGGCTAACACGTATCTTCAACATCAAATTGAAAGCCCTACGGTTGTGCGTCTGTTCACATGCATGGACacgttatgtgtgtgtgttacgtAAATGGAACCGTACAGACACGTAGGATTATCTCTGGGAAGGGAATGGAATTGCTAGAGCGGGTGGTACTGAAGGggaacttaattattttattttaattactttatcaTTGTCtgtgttttaaagtaaaaacaaaacaaaacaggcaaaccAACTTTTCAGGTTAGAACAGTGGTACTCAGCCATCAGGGCTTGGATCCCCCGGAGCGCTTGTGACTCTCTGGCTCAgttggtctggggtggagcctgggaatctgcatcTCTGACAAGCTCCCAGGCGCTGCTGCTGACCGGGGCCACACTCGCAGAACGAGTGTTGTGGACAgtgaggggggggaggggtctgcgTGACCGCACTTGCAGCCGCCGCCTGTAGGAGCATTAAAAACCAGAACCTTCTTCTCTCCCTACGACCCCATTCTCTTCCCAGGCATGGTTCTGCTGTCAGGGATGTGTGAGGTGCACACAACCTCCAGGCATTTCAGTCACGTCTGTgccaatgtgttttctttttagccAGGAAGACCAACAAACAGGTGTTTGTCAGCTATAACCTTCAAAACACAGACAGTAACTTCGCATTACTGGTAGAAAAcaggatcaaagaagaaatggaggctttTCCGGAAAAGTTCTAGCAGAGTGGCAGAAGTGAGGATTTGTAACTTATGTACAATGTACATTGAAATAAATGGATTGAATTTCACTGTTTGTCATTAGGTTAATgtgtttacattttgttttcaaatcttCATCTAACTTTCCTTCTTCCGCTCACCAGAGTGTGGGTCAAAAAGCTGCAATCAATCTGCCTGGGGAAGAAGAGCCAAATGGCAGGCAAGAGTGCGTGTGTGGCCACTCAGGAATAGGGAACAGGGGTTAAAATGGGATATTGTTGGGACTGCAGAGGGCTAACCTGATAATCTAGGAAAGAGGTACATTAGTCATGACCCTGCCGTGTACACTCCTCAATTAGAATTAAGGTAGTAAGTCTTTATAAAATACGTGTCAGGTTAGCTCCTTCCCGTCCCCTTCCAGGCAAGCCCTTCCCCGGCACGGCTGCTCACCGCAGTTCCTGCTGTGTTCTCCCTTGGACCGGCTCACTGGATTTCTGGACTTGGTGAATCTCTAACTCCCCTGGgccctgtttcctcacctgtaaattgGGAATAAGCTCTCCCTTGCTGGGTTATCGTTAGGACTAGATACATATGCATGCTTCGCATGATCGAGTAAGGGGCATGGCAATTCAGATGTCAGTTGTGCTTTTTATCTACTTCATTGTTATGGATCCAAATGCTTTAGCTCCTCCTGGCTCTTCTTGCTATCAT encodes the following:
- the PSMG4 gene encoding proteasome assembly chaperone 4, giving the protein MEGPRAAAGGDVSLHNFSARLWEQLVHFHVMRLTDSLFLWVGATPHLRNLAVAMCNRYDSIPVSTSLLGDTSDTTSAGLAQRLARKTNKQVFVSYNLQNTDSNFALLVENRIKEEMEAFPEKF